Below is a window of Geomonas oryzisoli DNA.
CCGCCAGCATGGTGAGAAAGGACGCCTTCTGGATCAGGTTGTCGGTGAAGAGGTGGAATTCACTGCTGGAAAAGGCCAGAACGCTCCTGGTGGCGATGATGAGGGCGACGAAACAGATGCTCCAGCCAAGAGTGATACGCAGGGGCGACCTCTTGACCTGGCGCCGGAGTAGAACCCACCCCGTTGCGGCGAAGAACGAGGCGGCGGTGAAGGAGGCGGCGGCGATGCGCAGCTTGCTTTCGAGCGGAGTGACGACAGCGCATATGGCGATGACGGCAATGAAGGAAGCGGTGCGGAACTTCTGGGCGAGCGCCAGTCCCGCAATGCGAAGGATGGCCCATGTTTCGTAGGCGATGCCGAGGATCAGGATTATGTTGCCGACGGTGAAACTGAGGACAACGGGCAGGGTACCCCGCCAATACAGGAGAAACCAGCCGATGGACTGCAACAGTTTGCCACGGGTCCAATCGCTGTTTCTTTGTTCTGTCGCCTCGGCTCGCTGAAAGATATAAAGCACCGAACAGAAGATGGCGTTACCAAACGACAATGCAAGGATCAGTGTCTTAATATCCATCATGTTTCCGAACTTGAGAGTGAGCGACTGTGTGAGCGAATTGGACACTGAAGATTATCAGCTGCAGCACCAATTCACAACACGCCGAACCGTTACCTATAGTACCCAAGATAATGAAACAGTGACCAAAAGAAAAAGGCCCGCCCCGCATGAGACAAGCCTTTCTCCTTTCTATGTACCGGCCGCGCCGGTTTTACTTCACGGTGTAGTTGATGACGGAGCTACCGCCGCAGGAATAGGTGAGCTCCCTGGTGACCATTTTGGAGATGGTGCCGGTTTCGGTATCCATCCTGCGCGCAAAGATGAGCACCTTGTCGTTGCTCAGGTAGGTATAGGTGCCGACCACCGCCTCGGGCTGCTGGTACTCGTTTTTCTTCACCTCGGTGGCCCTGCGCGTCAGCACCACCAGCCCGTTTTCTGACAGTTTGAAGTACTTGGCGAACTCCGCCTGCACGATCTTGTAGCAGCACACCGAGTTCAGCCCGCCTCGCATCAACTCGCCCATGAGCATCCCCGACTGGCTCGGGACGAGGCTTTGCAGGTCGGCGAAGTCGGTCACCATCACCGTCGCCCTCCCTCCGGGCTCCTCCTGGCAGGAGGCGGGCGCCCCGCATGTCTGGCGGTCGGCACACTTGTCTGTACACAGCTCCAGGGCCATGTCGTGGAACAGGGTCTTCATATCGGTCGCGTCAAGCAGCATGGGCAAGGTCTTGTTGTGGCAGTCCCCGCCCACCGTAATGGGAAGGGTCCCCGCGCATCCCGTCAGCAACGAACCGGCGATGAAGGCAAGAAGCATCAGGCGCAGAGGCTTCATTTGCGAGTCCCCTCGCCTAACGTACTCTGGCCGCCCCAGCAGGTCGGGATGTCCCGGCAGCTGTAGGGGGTGTCACCGACGATCTTCATGGTGCTCAGCTTGTCCTCGCGGAAGAGCAGGCTGTCGACGTAGTGGTTCCTGGGGAGATGGATCTGCCCTGAGGAAATCACCAGGCCGGTGCCGATGTCCATGACCCTCGCGTTGACGATGAGATGGTTGTCGGCAACGGAATAGGTTCCGGTGACCACCCCGCCGATCTTGTACAGGGCGCGGATCTTCTGTATGTCGCGGCTCAGGGAAAACTCCCCCTGTTCGTTCACGGTGGTGTCCTTGGCAAGCCGTACCTCGTAGACCTTCCACTTGCGCACCTGGAGTTCGTGGATGACATCCTCGGCGATCAGACGCCCGAACGAGGTGGTCTCGTTGAGGTTGTCGAGATTCACGAAGCTCGTGACGATGAAGGTGTTCTCCAGGCTCTTCCTGTCGGCGTTTCTCTCC
It encodes the following:
- a CDS encoding FlgO family outer membrane protein, translating into MKPLRLMLLAFIAGSLLTGCAGTLPITVGGDCHNKTLPMLLDATDMKTLFHDMALELCTDKCADRQTCGAPASCQEEPGGRATVMVTDFADLQSLVPSQSGMLMGELMRGGLNSVCCYKIVQAEFAKYFKLSENGLVVLTRRATEVKKNEYQQPEAVVGTYTYLSNDKVLIFARRMDTETGTISKMVTRELTYSCGGSSVINYTVK
- a CDS encoding FlgO family outer membrane protein, translated to MRYAAKALVLAAAIGVCSACANSATMCPGPMHKDADSYQRESLASDQRYIVDEPLQVQESLTQVGKFNARMIFMTDQLERNADRKSLENTFIVTSFVNLDNLNETTSFGRLIAEDVIHELQVRKWKVYEVRLAKDTTVNEQGEFSLSRDIQKIRALYKIGGVVTGTYSVADNHLIVNARVMDIGTGLVISSGQIHLPRNHYVDSLLFREDKLSTMKIVGDTPYSCRDIPTCWGGQSTLGEGTRK